From Pedobacter aquae:
AACTAGCTATAGGCCCTGGACAATTGTTGTTTTATGTTTGGAGTGATGAAGACATTGCCGACATCCCTTATTACTTAGAGGACGATAAGCAAATGATGTGTTTAAATTTTCATGATTACAAACAGGCTGATTATGCAAAAGATAAAATCATCCCGGTAAAATTAAATGTACCCGAAGCTACTAAAGCCTTTTCTTACAAGGTAACGCAAATACCAGATTTTAAGCCAGAAGATTATCGTGAAAAACAATTAGCCTTTAATTATCGACAAAAGGCGTATCATTTTAAAATAAAGCTTAACGCCGATATTCAGGCTATTTTTAAGAACTATCCGGGTGTTAATTTTGAGTCTTATTTTAATATTCCTTTAAGCAGAGAGACCTACAGCTCTTTAATTCCATATTTAAAGCATAATTTGAAAGGAATGAGTCAAAAGAAAGGTGTTGATTATTTGATGAGATTCACTAGAAATGCTTTTTTATACGAGAATGATGAGCAAAACTTTGGTAAAGAGAAGCGTTTATCGCCAGAACAAACCTTGTTTCAAGAATATAGCGACTGCGATGATAGGGTAGCCTTATTTTTTTATCTGGTAAAGGAGATTTATAATTTACCCATGATAGCTTTATTGTATCCTTCGCATATTACCATGGCGGTTAAATTTGATAAACCTATTGGAGAAGCCATAGAATATAAAGGAGAAAAATATAGCGTTTGCGAGCCCACTCCACAGAGAAAAGACTTAAAAATTGGTCAAATAGCTCCAGAGTTTCAGCATCAAAACTTTCAGGTAGTTTATCAATATCACCCTGGAAGTATCAACAACTAAATCGTTAGTTCTGATCAGCTAAAGCCAACTTATTTTTCTCTTCGTCAAACTCTTTCTCACTTTTGGCAACCACAATTGCAGCTACGCCATTACCAATTAAATTGGTGATAGATCTTGCCTCACTCATAAACCTATCAACACCAAGAAGAATAGCTAAACCTTCTGTTGGGATAACTTTTAAAGCGGTTAGGGTAGAAGCTAAGACAATAAAACCACTTCCTGTAACTCCGGCAGCACCTTTACTGGTAATCATTAAAATCCCTATAATGGTGAGTTGCTGCGTAAAACTTAAATCAACACCAAATACTTGAGCCAAGAAAACGGTACACATCACCAAATAAATGGTTGTTCCATCTAAATTAAAAGAATAGCCCGTAGGGATAACCAAACCCACCACAGATTTAGAACAGCCAAAACGCTCCATTTTATCTAGCATATTTGGTAATACAGATTCTGATGAAGACGTACCTAAAACGATAAGTATTTCTTGTCTGATAAACTTGAGATACTGCCACAAACTAAATTTATAGAAATAGCAAATCAGGTTTAGGGCTATGAAAATAAACAAGGCCATAGTAGCATAAACAGATACCATCAGTTTTCCCAAAGGCATTAATGCATCTAAACCATAAGTTCCAATGGTATAGGCCATCCCGCCAAAAGCACCAACCGGAGCCAGTTTCATGATAAATTTCATGATATTGAAGAACACCTTAGAAAGCCTGTCAAAAGTTAATAGTAAACTTTGCCCTGTTGTACCCATTTGGGTTAAAGCCAAACCAAATAAAATAGAGAAGAAAAGCACCTGCAAAATATCGCCCTCAGCAAAAGCATTAATAACATTAGAAGGCACTATAT
This genomic window contains:
- the dctA gene encoding C4-dicarboxylate transporter DctA; translation: MKIFKNLTALVLIAIVAGILTGIFFPEFADTARILSETFINMIKMVIAPIIFFTIVLGIASMGDMKKVGRVGGKALLYFEIVTTFALFFGLFIVNWVKPGDGFAFNGTANEKVNQYVETAEGIKWLEFFTHIVPSNVINAFAEGDILQVLFFSILFGLALTQMGTTGQSLLLTFDRLSKVFFNIMKFIMKLAPVGAFGGMAYTIGTYGLDALMPLGKLMVSVYATMALFIFIALNLICYFYKFSLWQYLKFIRQEILIVLGTSSSESVLPNMLDKMERFGCSKSVVGLVIPTGYSFNLDGTTIYLVMCTVFLAQVFGVDLSFTQQLTIIGILMITSKGAAGVTGSGFIVLASTLTALKVIPTEGLAILLGVDRFMSEARSITNLIGNGVAAIVVAKSEKEFDEEKNKLALADQN